The Saccharolobus shibatae B12 genomic interval GATCACCTCACAAATCATCAAATCAATTTTCCCTAGCTCATCATCGACAAGTATATTTTCTTGTTAATCTTTAAAGTTAAAAATAATGACTGAAGTACTTAAGGTGGATCCATTATATCCGGAATTGGATAAAATAAAAAAGGCTGCCAGTGTAATAAAAGCAGGTGGCACTGTAGTCTTTCCTACAGAAACTGTTTATGGATTAGGCGCAAATGCATTAGATGCAGAAGCAGTGAAAAAGATATTTATCGCAAAAAATAGGCCTATGGATAATCCTCTCATAGTCCATATATCAAATATAGATCAGCTTTATGAGGTAGCTAAAGATATACCAGAAAAAATAATTAATATAGCTAAGATAGTGTGGCCGGGACCATTAACATTTGTCTTAAAGAAAACTGATAAAGTTCCTAAAGAGACTACTGGTGGATTAGATACAGTAGCGGTAAGAATGCCAGCTCATCCAGTTGCTTTAGCTTTGATAAATGAAAGTGGCGTAGCAATAGCAGCACCAAGTGCTAATTTAGCGACAAAACCTAGCCCTACTAAGGCAGAGCATGTGATTGATGATTTATTTGGAAAAGTAGATGTAGTATTAGATTCCGGAGAAACGTTTTTTGGCGTCGAATCAACGGTTATAAACGTTACTGTAGACCCTCCAGTACTTTTAAGGCCTGGCCCATTTAGTGTCGAAGAGCTGGAAAGGATATTTGGAAAGATCGTTATTCCAGAGCAAGCTAAAGGTACAGGTGAATTTAGCGTTGCCTTAGCTCCAGGGATGAAATATAAGCATTATGCGCCTACAAAAAAGTTATTAGTAGTTGAGAACAGAGGTATATTACGCGATGTTATCAAAGAATTACGAGAAAAGGGTTATAGGGTAGTTTTTTTATGTGCACATGAGGTCTGTAAGCAATTTCAAGAAGAAAAGATTGAAATAATAGAGCTTGGAAGCGAAAATAACCTCTATGAGATCTCTAGAAACTTGTTTGACAGCTTTAGAAAGTTGGATAAGTCCAATGCAGATATTGGAATTATTCATAGTGTTAGTGAGAGAGGAATAGGACTGGCGATAATGAATAGAACAAGAAAGGCATCTGGCTTCTCTTCAATTTATAGTATAAAGGATGTGTGGAAATATGTTGGTAATAAGACTCAATAAGGTTACATCTACACAAGATTTCGCAGAGGTTATTAGTAATATGTTATATGAAGATTTTTTGATAATTGCAGAGGAGCAAACTAAAGCAAGAGGAAGATTAGGGAGAAGTTGGTATTCTCCTAAAGGTGGGCTATGGTTTACTTATGTTAAAAAGAACTTTAGAACGGAAATGATTCAGTTATCTGGTTTGAAAGTTGCCGTTGCAGTTCTAGATGTTTTAAGAAAGTTTGTTGACGCAAAGATAAGATGGCCAAATGATATAGTGGTTCATGATAAGAAAATTACAGGCATCTTAATTGAGGCCAAGACTTATGAAGATAACATTAACTTGTCTGATCTCTTCATAGGTGTTGGTATAGATGTAGCAGTAAAGGAATTTCCAAGCGATGTAAATGCTACTTCTTTGTATTTAGAACTAAGAAAGGAAGTAGAACTAAGTATAGATGAGGTGATAACAAAAATAGATGAGTATCTAAACGTTGATAATAAAAAGGCGGTAGATATTGTGAATCAGTTTCTTTCGATCAAGGATAGAGACGTAATACTCAAAGGTGAAAATTGGGAAAAGAAGTGTAAAGCGTTATTTGTAGATTATATGGGGAGACTTATAACGGAATGTGGAATATATGAAGTTGATGATGTGCACAGAGTAGAAACTTTATGATATCGAAAGGTCACTTACTCTTAATTTTCCACTAACTATTTTCCCATAATTTTCTACATCCTTTGAAGAACTTACTAGATTTTTCAGAAGTTGTTTAATATTACCAGTAATCATGACTTCTTTCAACCCTGTCCTATTACCCTTTTCGTTTAACCAGCTCACATTTGCTATAAGGCTAAAATCACCAGAACTGTAG includes:
- a CDS encoding L-threonylcarbamoyladenylate synthase gives rise to the protein MTEVLKVDPLYPELDKIKKAASVIKAGGTVVFPTETVYGLGANALDAEAVKKIFIAKNRPMDNPLIVHISNIDQLYEVAKDIPEKIINIAKIVWPGPLTFVLKKTDKVPKETTGGLDTVAVRMPAHPVALALINESGVAIAAPSANLATKPSPTKAEHVIDDLFGKVDVVLDSGETFFGVESTVINVTVDPPVLLRPGPFSVEELERIFGKIVIPEQAKGTGEFSVALAPGMKYKHYAPTKKLLVVENRGILRDVIKELREKGYRVVFLCAHEVCKQFQEEKIEIIELGSENNLYEISRNLFDSFRKLDKSNADIGIIHSVSERGIGLAIMNRTRKASGFSSIYSIKDVWKYVGNKTQ
- a CDS encoding biotin--[acetyl-CoA-carboxylase] ligase → MLVIRLNKVTSTQDFAEVISNMLYEDFLIIAEEQTKARGRLGRSWYSPKGGLWFTYVKKNFRTEMIQLSGLKVAVAVLDVLRKFVDAKIRWPNDIVVHDKKITGILIEAKTYEDNINLSDLFIGVGIDVAVKEFPSDVNATSLYLELRKEVELSIDEVITKIDEYLNVDNKKAVDIVNQFLSIKDRDVILKGENWEKKCKALFVDYMGRLITECGIYEVDDVHRVETL